From the Prunus dulcis chromosome 4, ALMONDv2, whole genome shotgun sequence genome, one window contains:
- the LOC117624947 gene encoding homeobox-leucine zipper protein PROTODERMAL FACTOR 2 — translation MYQPSMFENHHHILDHMTTSSTHKASESTEVLGKSRLLDDDFETKSGTETTTDAPSGDEQDPNNTGPRPKRKRYHRHTQRQIQEMEAFFKECPHPDDKQRKELSRELGLEPLQVKFWFQNKRTQMKAQQERHENSILKSENDKLRAENNRYKEALGNATCPNCGGPAALGEMSFDEQHLRIENARLREEIDRISSIAAKYVGKPLSSSFSSHIPPHMPSRSLDLGVGSFGAQSGFVGEMYGSSSDLLRSVSVPTDADKPMIVELAVAAMEELIRMAQAGEPLWVPGDHNSSHNHEILNEDEYLRTFPRGIGPTPLGLKSEASRESALVIMNHVNLVEILMDVNQWSTVFCGIVSRAMTLDILSTGVAGNYNGALQVMTAEFQVPSPLVPTRENYFVRYCKQHVDGTWAVVDVSLDNLRPSPISRSRRRPSGCLIQELPNGYSKVIWVEHVEVDDRSVHNIYRPLVNSGLAFGAKRWVATLDRQCERLASSMASNIPAGDLCVITSPEGRKSMLKLAQRMVMSFCTGVGASTAHAWTTLSATGSDDVRVMTRKSMDDPGRPPGIVLSAATSFWIPVPPKRVFDFLRDENSRTEWDILSNGGLVQEMAHIANGRDPGNCVSLLRVNSANSSQSNMLILQESCTDSTGSYVIYAPVDIVAMNVVLSGGDPDYVALLPSGFAILPDGPTGPAGGGGGGILDVGSGGSLLTVAFQILVDSVPTAKLSLGSVATVNNLIKCTVERIRAAVTCEQNA, via the exons ATGTATCAGCCAAGCATGTTCGAGAATCACCACCATATCCTAGATCATATGACGACCAGCAGCACCCACAAAGCCTCGGAAAGTACTGAAGTACTAGGAAAGAGCAGACTGCTGGACGATGATTTCGAGACCAAATCCGGCACCGAAACGACTACGGATGCTCCCTCCGGCGATGAGCAAGATCCTAACAACACCGGTCCACGCCCCAAACGAAAACGTTACCATCGCCACACCCAGCGTCAAATCCAAGAGATGGAAGC ATTCTTCAAGGAGTGTCCTCACCCAGACGACAAGCAAAGGAAGGAGCTGAGCCGTGAACTAGGGTTAGAGCCTTTGCAAGTCAAATTTTGGTTCCAAAACAAGCGCACCCAAATGAAG GCTCAACAAGAACGCCATGAGAATTCAATTTTGAAATCAGAGAACGACAAGCTTCGCGCCGAGAACAACAGGTACAAGGAAGCCCTCGGCAATGCCACATGCCCCAACTGTGGAGGACCAGCTGCTCTTGGTGAGATGTCATTTGATGAGCAGCATTTGAGGATCGAAAATGCTCGTTTGCGTGAAGAG ATTGATAGGATATCTTCAATTGCTGCCAAATATGTTGGCAAGCCTTTGTCAAgctctttttcttctcacaTTCCACCCCATATGCCTTCCCGCTCCCTTGATCTCGGGGTTGGCAGTTTCGGGGCTCAATCGGGTTTTGTGGGAGAGATGTATGGATCATCAAGTGATCTTCTCAGGTCAGTTTCAGTGCCCACCGACGCAGATAAGCCGATGATTGTTGAGCTTGCCGTGGCAGCCATGGAAGAACTCATTAGAATGGCTCAGGCTGGAGAGCCTTTATGGGTCCCTGGTGACCATAACTCATCTCATAATCatgaaattttgaatgaagATGAATACTTGAGGACGTTTCCTAGGGGAATTGGCCCCACACCATTGGGTTTGAAGTCTGAAGCTTCAAGAGAATCAGCGCTGGTCATCATGAATCATGTTAACCTTGTTGAGATTCTCATGGATGTG AACCAATGGTCTACTGTCTTTTGTGGTATTGTTTCAAGAGCAATGACCCTCGATATCCTATCAACTGGAGTAGCTGGGAACTACAATGGAGCCTTACAAGTG ATGACAGCTGAGTTCCAAGTGCCCTCGCCACTGGTTCCGACCCGTGAGAATTACTTTGTAAGGTACTGCAAGCAGCATGTTGATGGAACTTGGGCAGTGGTTGATGTTTCCTTGGACAACCTACGCCCAAGTCCAATTTCAAGGAGTCGAAGAAGGCCATCCGGTTGCTTAATCCAAGAATTGCCAAATGGTTACTCCAAG GTTATATGGGTGGAACATGTTGAAGTGGATGATAGGTCTGTTCACAACATATACAGGCCTCTAGTTAACTCTGGTCTTGCCTTTGGGGCAAAGCGTTGGGTGGCTACACTTGATAGGCAATGCGAACGTCTTGCCAGTTCAATGGCCAGTAACATTCCTGCTGGAGATCTCTGTG tGATAACTAGTCCAGAAGGGAGGAAAAGTATGCTGAAGCTGGCACAAAGAATGGTGATGAGCTTCTGCACTGGTGTGGGTGCTTCTACTGCCCATGCATGGACAACATTATCAGCAACAGGTTCAGATGATGTGAGGGTCATGACCAGAAAAAGTATGGATGATCCTGGCAGGCCTCCTGGGATTGTGCTTAGTGCTGCAACTTCCTTCTGGATTCCAGTCCCTCCCAAGAGAGTTTTTGATTTCCTGCGAGATGAGAACTCTCGTACTGAG TGGGATATACTTTCAAACGGTGGCCTAGTGCAAGAGATGGCACATATAGCTAATGGTCGTGATCCAGGCAACTGTGTCTCCCTACTGAGGGTTAAT AGTGCAAATTCAAGCCAAAGCAATATGCTGATACTTCAGGAGAGCTGCACAGATTCAACAGGGTCATACGTGATTTATGCTCCAGTTGATATTGTGGCCATGAATGTTGTGTTGAGTGGTGGAGATCCAGATTATGTTGCACTTCTGCCATCTGGTTTTGCCATCCTACCAGACGGGCCTACTGGGCCcgcaggaggaggaggaggaggaattCTTGATGTTGGGTCTGGTGGGTCCCTACTCACCGTAGCATTTCAGATCTTGGTTGATTCAGTTCCTACTGCCAAACTCTCTCTGGGATCTGTGGCCACTGTTAACAATCTAATTAAGTGCACGGTTGAGCGGATTAGGGCTGCGGTCACATGTGAACAGAACGCATGA
- the LOC117624146 gene encoding late embryogenesis abundant protein At1g64065-like has translation MAGSRKGLKIVAAVTGILLIVILVVLVVLVVLFVTILKPKEPSIFTKPVTLESFELVVTPVVRLNVSIGILITVKNPNYGGFKYENSTAHISYRGNVVAEAPIEKDTIPARATHNITSSVSILADKLVTDTHFLGDVILVGVLNFTSEATLHGKVSLLKVFEMKATSYSECNISITIKTQSADSVCKSRVELKK, from the coding sequence ATGGCAGGCTCTCGCAAAGGTTTAAAAATCGTTGCTGCTGTCACTGGCATTCTCCTCATTGTCATCTTAGTTGTTCTAGTCGTTCTAGTCGTTCTGTTCGTTACAATCTTAAAACCCAAAGAACCTTCAATCTTCACCAAGCCGGTGACCCTAGAAAGCTTTGAATTGGTAGTTACTCCAGTGGTAAGGTTGAATGTATCAATTGGAATATTGATCACAGTGAAAAATCCAAACTATGGAGGCTTTAAGTATGAAAACAGCACAGCTCATATCAGTTATCGTGGGAATGTCGTTGCTGAAGCTCCGATCGAAAAAGACACAATTCCAGCTCGTGCGACTCATAACATCACCTCTTCTGTGAGTATTTTAGCTGACAAATTGGTTACTGATACCCATTTTCTGGGTGATGTGATTTTGGTTGGGGTATTGAATTTTACTTCAGAAGCCACCCTGCATGGCAAGGTGAGCTTGTTGAAGGTCTTTGAGATGAAGGCAACTAGTTATAGCGAATGCAACATCTCTATCACGATCAAAACCCAGAGCGCTGACTCCGTTTGTAAATCCAGGGTAGAACTgaagaaataa
- the LOC117625905 gene encoding COBRA-like protein 10, translated as MKRAWWVVITLMFALFGFAFSLTRAQDNGDGGDQQPAAPTPAQQDCDGIYMSYDFESRRKIYPFLKNAEKQAWAFKSTAHIVNTGTYELKAWKIYVGFQHKEILVGATGAVLMNGDDFPADVGNGTYLSGSGQTDLKTSISTAGDYTQIQAKIQFSGTMFGVKPSGVPMPKTIRLVNDGYKCPSPTNRKGSLYVCCVRNPKFKANVTKTKFLPRQKGDLTIAYDVIQAYENNYLAQVTMENCSPLGRLDHWNLTWEWMRGEFIYNMKGAYPRTIDYLNCIYGDAGKYYQQMDFSKVLNCEKKPVIGDLPREKANDTQVGKIPNCCRNGSILPPIMDQSKTKSAFQMQVFKLPPDLNRTALYPPERFKVDGVLNPEYKCGQPIRVDPAQFPDPSGLQATSLAIASWQIVCNITRAKTRKPKCCVSFSAYYNESVIPCNTCACGCSDTKNCNPKAHALLLPPETLLVPFENRTKKAIAWASIKHHHVPKPLPCGDHCSVSVNWHLLSDYKDGWTARITLFNWDKTNFEDWFTAVQLKKATAGYEKAYSFNGTKIPKLDNIIFLQGLKGLNFLVAQKNGTKPGKDPKVPGKQQSVISFKKKHTPDIEVAEGDGFPTRVFFNGEECSLPTQLPLSHGNCLHVSFVVAIFLSLLSFVM; from the exons ATGAAAAGGGCTTGGTGGGTTGTAATTACACTCATGTTTGCCTTGTTTGGTTTTGCATTTTCGTTAACCAGAGCTCAAGATAATGGCGATGGAGGAGATCAACAACCAGCTGCACCAACCCCAGCACAACAAGATTGTGATGGGATTTACATGAGCTATGACTTCGAATCTCGGCGCAAAATCTACCCTTTCCTCAAGAATGCAGAGAAGCAGGCATGGGCCTTCAAATCCACCGCACACATAGTCAACACAGGCACATACGAGCTCAAGGCCTGGAAGATTTATGTCGGGTTTCAACACAAGGAGATTCTAGTTGGTGCAACTGGTGCTGTTTTGATGAACGGTGATGATTTCCCGGCTGATGTTGGGAATGGGACTTACCTCTCTGGATCAGGACAGACAGATTTGAAAACCTCCATTAGCACTGCAGGAGATTACACCCAAATTCAAGCCAAAATTCAATTCAGTGGCACCATGTTTGGTGTCAAGCCATCTGGGGTCCCCATGCCTAAAACAATACGGCTTGTTAACGATGGATATAAGTGCCCCTCACCGACCAATCGCA AGGGGTCTTTGTATGTATGTTGTGTTAGGAACCCAAAGTTCAAGGCCAATGTAACAAAAACCAAGTTCTTGCCTCGGCAGAAGGGTGATCTCACAATAGCATATGATGTTATTCAAGCCTACGAAAATAATTACCTTGCTCAGGTGACAATGGAGAACTGCAGCCCTTTGGGACGTTTGGACCATTGGAACTTGACCTGGGAATGGATGAGAGGGGAATTCATATACAACATGAAAGGCGCTTATCCGCGTACGATTGATTATTTGAATTGTATATATGGTGATGCTGGAAAATACTATCAACAGATGGATTTTTCCAAGGTCTTGAACTGTGAAAAGAAACCGGTCATCGGAGACCTACCTAGAGAGAAAGCAAACGATACTCAAGTTGGGAAGATACCCAACTGCTGCAGAAATGGTAGCATTTTGCCTCCTATAATGGACCAAAGCAAGACCAAGTCTGCTTTCCAAATGCAGGTGTTCAAATTACCTCCTGATTTGAATCGAACGGCTCTGTATCCACCCGAAAGATTTAAAGTGGATGGGGTGCTCAATCCAGAATACAAATGTGGGCAACCTATAAGGGTAGATCCTGCTCAATTTCCAGACCCAAGTGGTCTTCAGGCTACAAGCTTAGCCATTGCAAGCTGGCAAATAGTTTGCAACATAACAAGGGCCAAAACCAGGAAGCCAAAGTGTTGTGTTTCATTCTCTGCTTATTACAATGAGTCTGTGATCCCCTGCAACACATGTGCCTGTGGTTGcagtgacacaaaaaattgCAACCCAAAAGCCCATGCCCTTCTTCTCCCTCCAGAAACACTTCTTGTTCCCTTTGAAAATAGGACAAAGAAGGCCATTGCTTGGGCAAGCATAAAGCACCATCATGTGCCCAAGCCACTGCCTTGTGGTGACCATTGTTCAGTTAGTGTAAATTGGCATCTCTTATCAGATTACAAGGATGGCTGGACAGCTAGAATCACATTATTCAATTGGGACAAAACCAACTTTGAAGATTGGTTTACTGCCGTGCAGCTCAAGAAAGCTACCGCTGGTTATGAAAAGGCGTACTCTTTCAATGGGACCAAAATTCCCAAGCTGGACAACATCATCTTCCTCCAAGGCTTGAAGGGCTTGAATTTTTTAGTGGCTCAGAAAAATGGAACGAAGCCAGGAAAAGATCCCAAGGTACCTGGAAAGCAACAATCTGTGatttcctttaaaaagaaGCATACACCAGACATAGAAGTAGCTGAAGGAGATGGGTTTCCTACAAGGGTGTTTTTCAATGGAGAAGAATGTTCTCTTCCTACTCAACTTCCACTATCACACGGAAACTGTCTTCATGTAAGTTTTGTAGTGGCAATTTTCCTTTCACTTCTGAGTTTTgttatgtaa
- the LOC117625676 gene encoding CRIB domain-containing protein RIC10-like produces MATKIFKYFSQMFVVKEREMEIGYPTDVKHVAHIGWEGPSDSAPTWMNEFKNGPDFSTSSLGSNAGDRMGSSNPMAYSPWSSQDFEHSMGHQPSSDMFRDLPRSELPNVPKKPKRKKVKSSSPSASRSSRATKSKATAYTQMEATQNLLI; encoded by the exons ATGGCAACCAAGATTTTCAAATACTTCTCTCAAATGTTTG TTGTGAAAGAGCGTGAAATGGAAATTGGGTACCCAACAGATGTGAAACATGTAGCACACATTGGCTGGGAAGGCCCATCTGATAGCGCTCCCACTTGG ATGAACGAATTTAAAAATGGACCAGATTTCTCAACCAGCTCGCTTGGTAGTAACGCTGGTGATCGGATGGGTTCCTCTAATCCTATGGCTTATTCTCCTTGGTCCTCTCAAG ATTTTGAGCATTCGATGGGACACCAACCGTCCTCGGACATGTTCAGAGACCTTCCTCGTAGTGAACTTCCTAATGTGCCCAAGAAACCAAAGCGGAAAAAGGTAAAGTCTTCGTCTCCCTCAGCATCAAGATCCTCAAGAGCAACAAAGTCAAAGGCGACTGCATACACCCAAATGGAGGCAACACAAAACCTGCTAATATAG
- the LOC117625733 gene encoding pectinesterase yields MAIQQPLLDSPKTSTSHCKPLYLILCLAAILSSTTLVGIQVMTKITSSSSYPPPTHICDHAHDQKSCLAMVTEVVGDKTKPVSDVDLLQALLQKSTPHIEKALEIAKDASSRINNPKDQAAIADCVELMDVSIDRVMHSIIALQNFTRQNSLEDAHAWLSSILTNHVTCLDGLQGPARTIMEPRLNDLISRSRASLAIMAAISNPSKPKAEIHEPLNGEFPSWVTSRDRRLLQDYNLAKEVKANIVVAKDGSGNYKTLKEAVAAAPNSSKTRYIIYVKKGTYKENVEVGKNKKNLMIVGDGMDDTVITGSLNVVDGSTTFKSATLAAVGDGFIAQDMWFQNTAGAVKHQAVALRVGADQSVINRCRIDAYQDTLYTHSNRQFYRDSYITGTVDFIFGNAAVVFQNCKLVARKPMTGQNNMVTAQGRIDPNQNTGTSIQKCDIIASSDLEPVKGTIRSYLGRPWKEYSRTVVMQSKIGDHIDPTGWSIWSGDFALKTLYYGEYANSGAGAGTSERVKWAGYHVITSPTEAQTFTVAQLIQGGSWLKSTGVAYTEGL; encoded by the exons ATGGCAATCCAACAGCCTCTCCTTGATTCTCCCAAAACTTCTACTTCTCACTGCAAACCCCTCTATCTAATTCTATGCTTAGCTGCTATTCTTAGCTCCACTACACTTGTTGGCATCCAGGTGATGACCAAAATaacctcatcatcttcttatCCTCCACCAACCCACATATGTGACCATGCCCATGATCAGAAATCATGCTTAGCCATGGTCACTGAAGTAGTAGGGGACAAAACCAAGCCAGTGAGTGATGTTGATCTGCTACAAGCCCTCCTACAAAAATCCACACCACACATAGAAAAAGCCCTTGAGATTGCCAAAGATGCTTCTTCTAGGATTAACAATCCCAAAGATCAAGCAGCTATTGCTGATTGTGTGGAGCTAATGGATGTGTCCATAGACAGAGTTATGCACTCTATAATAGCTCTCCAAAATTTTACGCGGCAGAATTCTCTTGAAGATGCACATGCTTGGCTTAGTAGCATACTCACTAACCATGTCACATGCTTGGATGGTCTACAAGGACCAGCCAGGACCATTATGGAGCCAAGGCTCAATGACTTGATCTCAAGGTCAAGAGCCTCCCTAGCCATCATGGCTGCAATTTCGAACCCATCGAAACCGAAAGCAGAGATCCATGAGCCACTGAATGGGGAGTTTCCAAGTTGGGTCACAAGCAGGGACAGAAGGCTTTTGCAGGATTATAATTTGGCAAAGGAAGTTAAGGCCAATATTGTGGTGGCAAAGGATGGGAGTGGAAACTACAAGACTCTGAAAGAAGCAGTGGCAGCTGCCCCAAACAGTAGCAAAACCAGGTACATTATTTATGTGAAAAAAGGCACCTATAAGGAAAATGTTGAAGTTggaaagaacaagaagaatttGATGATTGTTGGAGATGGCATGGATGACACTGTCATCACTGGCAGCCTCAATGTTGTTGATGGATCAACCACTTTCAAATCTGCAACTCTGG CTGCCGTTGGTGATGGGTTTATAGCCCAGGACATGTGGTTCCAAAACACAGCCGGGGCAGTAAAGCACCAAGCTGTTGCACTGCGTGTTGGGGCAGACCAGTCAGTGATAAACCGGTGTCGTATCGACGCTTACCAAGACACTCTCTATACCCATTCCAACAGGCAATTCTACAGAGATTCCTACATAACAGGCACAGTGGACTTCATATTTGGAAACGCAGCTGTTGTGTTTCAAAACTGCAAACTTGTGGCCAGAAAGCCCATGACTGGACAAAATAACATGGTCACTGCCCAAGGACGCATAGACCCGAACCAAAACACTGGAACTTCTATTCAAAAATGCGACATAATCGCAAGCTCGGACTTGGAGCCTGTGAAAGGGACCATCCGATCCTACTTAGGTCGGCCATGGAAGGAGTATTCTAGGACTGTTGTGATGCAGTCGAAGATTGGTGACCACATTGACCCAACTGGGTGGTCTATTTGGAGTGGGGATTTTGCATTGAAGACATTGTACTATGGAGAATATGCAAATAGTGGAGCTGGTGCTGGGACCAGCGAGAGAGTCAAATGGGCTGGTTACCATGTCATCACAAGCCCAACAGAGGCCCAAACTTTCACTGTTGCTCAGCTAATCCAAGGAGGGTCATGGTTAAAGTCTACAGGGGTTGCTTATACAGAAGGGCTGTGA